A stretch of the Actinomycetota bacterium genome encodes the following:
- a CDS encoding amidohydrolase: protein MRPRAEAVGLGGGRILAVGTRDEIETLRGPRTAEIALPAFQDAHNHACFAGRYRLTCDLHDLHGREEYLDAVAAYATANPDAEWIYGGGWAMSAFPGGLPRAEDLDRVVPDRCVYLMNSDLHGAWVNSRALELAGIDRDTPDPPGGRIERDPDGSPTGTLHEWARDLVAALLPPTSEETWRAAILASQRHLLSLGVIAWQDAWVEPDVLTAYRALAGSGELRAHVVACQWWERTRGMEQIAGMVERRASSSVGTLNTGTVKIMQDGVPENFTAAVLEPYLEVDGAGGGTGFSFNDPAALREAIVALDAERFQVHVHTIGDRAIRETLDAFEAAVDANGRRDARHHLTHLQLLDPADVERFRALDLVATVQPYWASADEQMTELTIPYLGHERSGRQYAFRSLHDAGVRLAFASDWAITTADPLMGIEVAVTRTDPEDRGAEPFIPQEALHLETALAPRRSGART, encoded by the coding sequence TTGCGGCCCCGTGCCGAGGCGGTGGGGCTCGGCGGCGGTCGCATCCTCGCCGTCGGTACGCGCGACGAGATCGAAACTCTCCGCGGACCGCGAACCGCCGAGATCGCGCTGCCCGCGTTCCAGGACGCGCACAACCACGCGTGCTTCGCTGGTCGCTACCGTCTGACGTGCGACCTCCACGACCTCCACGGCCGCGAGGAGTACCTCGACGCGGTCGCGGCGTATGCGACCGCGAATCCCGACGCGGAGTGGATCTACGGCGGTGGTTGGGCCATGTCCGCGTTCCCGGGCGGCCTGCCGCGTGCGGAGGACCTCGACCGCGTGGTCCCGGACCGGTGCGTGTACCTGATGAACAGCGACCTCCACGGCGCATGGGTGAACTCGCGCGCGCTCGAGCTCGCCGGCATCGATCGCGACACGCCCGACCCGCCGGGCGGAAGGATCGAGCGGGATCCCGACGGGTCGCCGACGGGCACGCTGCACGAATGGGCACGGGATCTCGTCGCAGCGCTGCTCCCGCCAACATCGGAAGAGACGTGGCGCGCCGCGATCCTCGCGTCGCAGCGGCATCTGCTGTCGTTGGGCGTCATCGCGTGGCAGGACGCATGGGTGGAGCCCGACGTGCTCACCGCGTACCGCGCGCTCGCGGGCTCGGGCGAGCTCCGCGCTCACGTCGTCGCGTGCCAGTGGTGGGAGCGTACGCGCGGCATGGAGCAGATCGCCGGCATGGTCGAACGCCGGGCCTCGTCGTCGGTCGGCACGCTCAACACCGGAACCGTGAAGATCATGCAGGACGGGGTGCCGGAGAACTTCACCGCCGCGGTCCTCGAGCCCTACCTCGAGGTCGACGGCGCCGGCGGCGGCACGGGCTTCAGCTTCAACGACCCCGCCGCCCTGCGCGAAGCGATCGTCGCCCTCGATGCCGAGCGGTTCCAGGTGCACGTCCACACGATCGGCGACCGTGCGATCCGGGAGACGCTCGACGCCTTCGAGGCCGCCGTTGACGCGAACGGCCGGCGCGACGCCCGGCACCACCTCACGCACCTGCAGCTCCTCGATCCCGCCGACGTCGAACGGTTCCGAGCACTCGACCTCGTGGCCACCGTGCAGCCGTACTGGGCCTCGGCCGACGAGCAGATGACCGAGCTGACGATCCCGTACCTCGGCCATGAGCGGAGCGGCCGGCAGTACGCGTTCCGTTCGCTGCACGACGCTGGCGTGCGGCTCGCGTTCGCGAGCGACTGGGCGATCACGACCGCCGATCCGCTGATGGGGATCGAGGTGGCCGTGACGCGGACCGACCCTGAGGACCGCGGCGCCGAGCCGTTCATCCCGCAGGAGGCGCTCCATCTCGAGACGGCGCTCGCGCCGCGACGATCGGGAGCGCGTACGTGA
- a CDS encoding Xaa-Pro peptidase family protein gives MSDIGPIKRWYFEEFDPPNEAPFSRDEYRGRWERIRAAMETAGIGCLVLTAPESICYVTGYAAEWYQANGPEGWVPGSCAVLHVDHDAPIQFDDEEEVTLVRFTSVVDDVRIGPGLGTDMVDFVVDELRAAGWLDGRVGVERRSYRPHPAAAAYADAAFARAGAETVDATSVARSVRRWKTPAELEVVREAQRVADVGMAAARDAMAPGVTELEVYGAIIHAMASAGGEVAAIPLPVVSGYRASTVHGLASRRKLEPGDVVNVDVCGVVNRYHANMARCFSIGEPSAPVRGRIDDVSRAVDVVAGLLRPGLPVRELLATVEAYYRDTGLWGDEWWIGGYELGIAFPPDWVGDFYYEAGSDPGDETFRSGDVVNYEANFYLPEAKGLALSINTLSFEDDGAAFLQSTPSELFVVRRLRAGFGV, from the coding sequence GTGAGCGATATCGGCCCGATCAAGCGGTGGTACTTCGAGGAGTTCGACCCGCCGAACGAGGCGCCGTTCTCCCGCGACGAGTATCGCGGACGGTGGGAGCGGATCCGGGCGGCGATGGAAACCGCCGGCATCGGCTGTCTCGTCCTCACCGCGCCGGAATCGATCTGCTACGTCACCGGCTACGCGGCGGAGTGGTACCAAGCGAACGGCCCTGAAGGGTGGGTGCCGGGCTCGTGCGCGGTCCTGCACGTCGATCACGACGCCCCGATTCAGTTCGACGACGAGGAGGAGGTCACGCTCGTCCGCTTCACGAGCGTCGTCGACGACGTGCGGATCGGTCCGGGCCTTGGAACAGACATGGTCGACTTCGTCGTCGACGAGCTGCGCGCGGCGGGCTGGCTCGACGGCCGCGTCGGCGTCGAGCGCCGCAGCTACCGCCCGCATCCTGCCGCGGCGGCGTACGCGGACGCAGCGTTCGCGCGCGCCGGCGCCGAGACGGTGGACGCCACCAGCGTCGCGCGAAGCGTCCGCCGCTGGAAGACCCCGGCCGAGCTCGAGGTGGTCCGCGAGGCTCAACGCGTCGCCGACGTCGGGATGGCCGCCGCCCGCGACGCGATGGCGCCGGGCGTGACGGAGCTCGAGGTCTACGGCGCGATAATCCACGCGATGGCGTCGGCCGGCGGGGAGGTCGCCGCCATCCCGCTGCCGGTCGTGTCGGGCTACCGCGCGTCGACGGTGCACGGGCTCGCGAGCCGTCGCAAGCTCGAACCCGGCGACGTTGTCAACGTCGACGTCTGCGGCGTGGTGAACCGGTACCACGCGAACATGGCGCGCTGTTTCTCGATCGGCGAGCCGTCGGCCCCGGTGCGGGGGCGGATCGACGACGTCAGCCGCGCCGTCGACGTCGTGGCCGGTCTGCTGCGGCCCGGGCTGCCCGTGCGCGAACTTCTCGCAACGGTCGAGGCGTACTACCGCGACACCGGCCTGTGGGGCGACGAATGGTGGATCGGCGGCTACGAGCTCGGCATCGCCTTCCCGCCCGACTGGGTCGGCGACTTCTATTACGAGGCGGGCTCCGATCCCGGCGACGAGACGTTCCGCTCCGGTGACGTCGTGAACTACGAGGCGAACTTCTACCTCCCCGAGGCGAAGGGGCTTGCGCTCAGCATCAACACGTTGTCCTTCGAGGACGATGGCGCCGCCTTCCTCCAGTCGACCCCGTCCGAGCTGTTCGTCGTTCGGCGCCTGAGAGCCGGGTTCGGCGTCTGA
- a CDS encoding ABC transporter permease has translation MEIERPSVLARLKRWLANPWNRPRLLALWTWIYLAWSIVPIVIAVQFSFNAGRSRSTWQGFSFQWYFQDPDLSVLHDPSLRLALIQSLKLAGLSMLITTPLGVALALGLARWRGRGAKPANFLMLFPLVTPEIVMGVALFLVFTNLLDFVPLGTPAQLLGHVTFSLSLVVIIIRGRLFAVGREYEEAAMDLGATQWESLRRVLLPLLAPAIFSALMIVFALSIDDFVISAFLVSQESSITIPVRLYSSARMAPSPALNALASLLLFGSLTAITLAGLFLRRYRKREGARGSAVEDLARLEI, from the coding sequence TTGGAGATCGAACGCCCGTCCGTCCTCGCGCGTCTCAAGCGCTGGCTCGCGAACCCCTGGAACCGTCCCAGGCTCCTCGCGCTCTGGACGTGGATCTACCTCGCCTGGTCGATCGTCCCTATCGTCATCGCGGTCCAGTTCTCGTTCAACGCCGGGCGGTCGAGGAGCACCTGGCAGGGGTTCTCGTTTCAGTGGTACTTCCAGGACCCGGACCTCTCGGTGCTCCACGACCCGTCCCTGCGGCTCGCGCTGATCCAGAGCCTGAAGCTCGCCGGCCTGTCGATGCTGATCACCACGCCTCTGGGTGTCGCCCTCGCGCTGGGGCTCGCCCGCTGGCGTGGCCGCGGTGCGAAGCCGGCGAACTTTCTCATGCTCTTTCCCCTGGTCACGCCCGAGATCGTGATGGGGGTCGCACTTTTCCTGGTCTTCACGAACCTCCTCGACTTCGTGCCGCTCGGCACCCCGGCCCAGCTCCTCGGGCACGTCACGTTCTCGTTGTCGTTAGTCGTGATCATCATCCGTGGCCGCCTCTTCGCCGTGGGAAGGGAGTACGAGGAGGCCGCGATGGACCTCGGGGCGACGCAGTGGGAGTCGCTGCGTCGCGTCCTCCTGCCCCTGCTCGCGCCGGCGATCTTCTCGGCACTGATGATCGTGTTCGCCCTCTCGATCGACGACTTCGTGATCAGCGCTTTCCTCGTCTCGCAAGAGAGCTCGATCACGATCCCGGTCCGTCTCTACAGCTCGGCGCGGATGGCCCCGAGCCCCGCGCTGAACGCCCTCGCGAGCCTCCTGCTGTTCGGCTCGCTCACCGCGATCACGTTAGCCGGCCTGTTCCTTCGGAGGTACCGCAAGCGCGAGGGCGCCCGGGGTTCCGCGGTCGAGGACCTCGCCCGCCTCGAGATCTGA
- a CDS encoding FAD-dependent oxidoreductase, producing the protein MPRSAINRVWADAERKVFWLDRSDAPGEEPHLSGATEADLAIVGGGFTGLWAAIQAKEDDPAREVVLLEKDTVAFGASGRNGGFCDASLTHGLANGIERFPDEINQIEEHARESFEGLRRTVREHRIDCDWTESGMLVVAREPHELEWARDAVGLLRKFGHQAEELDSEQTRAEVNSPTYLGSFWKRSGSAMVDPARLAWGLKRVALEMGVRIHERTPVKSMVRDGAGVRLTTRGGVVKAGRVILATNAFPPLARAIRRYVVPVYDYVLVTEPLSESQWASIGWRNRQGIGEMPNQFHYFRVTADGRILWGGYDAIYRFGNGVDSRFEERPQTFALLATHFFQTFPQLEGLRFSHRWAGAIDTCSRFSVFFGTALDGRVAYAAGYTGLGVGATRFGARVALDLVDGSDTARTRLRMVRKKPIPFPPEPLRYLGIQLTRRALERADRRHGRRGPWLRLLDALGLGFDS; encoded by the coding sequence ATGCCGAGGAGCGCGATCAACCGCGTGTGGGCCGACGCCGAGCGCAAGGTGTTCTGGCTGGATCGGTCGGACGCTCCGGGAGAAGAGCCGCATCTCTCGGGCGCGACGGAGGCCGATCTTGCGATCGTCGGTGGCGGCTTCACGGGCTTATGGGCCGCCATACAGGCCAAGGAGGACGACCCGGCTCGTGAGGTCGTGCTGTTGGAGAAGGACACCGTGGCCTTCGGAGCGAGCGGGCGGAACGGAGGCTTCTGCGATGCGTCGTTGACGCACGGTCTCGCGAACGGCATCGAGCGCTTCCCCGACGAGATCAACCAGATCGAGGAGCACGCGCGCGAGAGCTTCGAAGGACTGCGGAGGACCGTCCGCGAGCACCGGATCGACTGCGATTGGACGGAGAGTGGCATGCTGGTCGTCGCGAGAGAGCCGCACGAGCTCGAGTGGGCGCGCGACGCCGTCGGTCTGCTCAGGAAGTTCGGGCACCAGGCTGAGGAGCTCGACAGCGAACAGACACGGGCCGAGGTGAACTCGCCCACGTACCTCGGCTCGTTCTGGAAGCGGTCCGGCAGCGCGATGGTCGATCCGGCCCGGCTCGCGTGGGGCTTGAAGCGGGTGGCGCTCGAGATGGGGGTTCGCATCCACGAGCGAACGCCGGTGAAATCGATGGTCCGGGACGGCGCGGGGGTGAGGCTCACGACGCGAGGAGGCGTGGTGAAGGCTGGTCGCGTGATCCTGGCCACGAACGCGTTCCCACCGCTCGCTCGCGCGATACGTCGCTACGTCGTGCCGGTCTACGACTACGTGCTCGTGACGGAACCGCTCAGCGAGTCGCAGTGGGCCTCGATCGGGTGGCGCAACCGTCAGGGGATCGGCGAGATGCCGAACCAGTTCCACTACTTCCGCGTCACCGCGGACGGCCGGATCCTGTGGGGCGGCTACGACGCCATCTATCGCTTCGGGAACGGCGTCGATTCCAGGTTCGAGGAGCGTCCGCAGACGTTCGCCCTGCTGGCAACCCACTTCTTCCAGACCTTCCCTCAGCTCGAAGGCCTGCGGTTCTCGCACCGATGGGCGGGAGCGATCGACACGTGCAGCCGCTTCAGCGTCTTCTTCGGGACGGCTCTGGACGGTCGGGTCGCGTACGCGGCGGGCTACACCGGTCTTGGGGTGGGAGCCACCCGCTTCGGCGCCCGCGTGGCTCTCGACCTGGTGGACGGGAGCGACACCGCAAGGACCAGGCTCCGGATGGTGCGCAAGAAGCCGATCCCGTTTCCTCCTGAGCCCCTTCGATACCTCGGGATCCAGCTGACCCGAAGAGCGCTCGAGCGGGCGGACCGGCGACACGGCAGGCGAGGGCCGTGGCTGAGGCTGCTCGACGCGCTCGGTCTGGGGTTCGACTCGTAG
- a CDS encoding cupin domain-containing protein, with the protein MSTFAVHASGVTLEPEKLDLAQVLSGDPRTAAVLWESEDGRIMRGVWECTPAVVADAEQDELFVMLQGRATVDVEGGPTLELEPGVVGVLERGARTRWPVQETIRKVFQITLTD; encoded by the coding sequence ATGTCGACGTTCGCAGTCCACGCATCCGGGGTGACGCTCGAACCCGAAAAGCTCGATCTTGCTCAGGTGCTGTCCGGCGACCCCCGGACGGCCGCCGTGCTCTGGGAGTCGGAGGACGGTCGCATCATGCGTGGCGTCTGGGAGTGCACGCCGGCCGTCGTAGCCGATGCCGAGCAGGACGAGCTGTTCGTGATGCTCCAGGGTCGCGCGACCGTCGACGTCGAGGGAGGGCCCACGCTGGAGTTGGAGCCCGGGGTCGTCGGGGTCCTGGAGCGGGGCGCCCGCACGCGCTGGCCCGTGCAAGAGACGATCCGCAAGGTCTTCCAGATCACGCTGACGGACTGA
- a CDS encoding ABC transporter permease has protein sequence MAEQTGVVGERTWLWRAFAAPGVTWLILLFLTPFYAILSVAMGKLDPIFLTAEPVWNPAAWDPGVFAEAFGEIFGGALGETALRTIAYVIVATSLSVLIGYPVAYYVSRRAGRWKILILVLLIAPFWINYLMRMLSWVNLLDREGYVNQILMALQIFDEPREWLVGRHETVILGLVYGYIPFFILPLFAALDRIDEAVVEASRDLGASPFWTFLRVTLPLSKQGILAGTVIIMLPMFGDYYTPNLLSGSPKTRMFANEIDLFVNQTTSGGGRGAALTLILMGFVGLLMVYYLLSVARATREARA, from the coding sequence GTGGCTGAGCAAACGGGCGTCGTCGGCGAACGGACCTGGCTGTGGCGAGCGTTCGCCGCGCCGGGCGTGACCTGGCTGATCCTGCTGTTCCTCACGCCCTTCTACGCGATCCTCTCGGTGGCGATGGGGAAGCTCGACCCGATCTTCCTCACCGCCGAGCCCGTGTGGAACCCGGCGGCGTGGGATCCGGGGGTCTTCGCCGAGGCGTTCGGTGAGATCTTCGGGGGCGCCCTCGGGGAGACCGCCCTCCGAACGATCGCCTACGTGATCGTCGCGACGTCGCTGTCCGTCCTGATCGGGTACCCCGTGGCCTACTACGTGTCCCGCCGGGCCGGCCGCTGGAAGATCCTGATCCTCGTGCTGTTGATCGCGCCGTTCTGGATCAACTACCTGATGCGGATGCTCTCCTGGGTCAACCTGCTGGACCGCGAGGGGTACGTGAACCAGATCCTGATGGCCCTCCAGATCTTCGACGAACCTCGGGAGTGGCTCGTGGGACGGCACGAGACCGTGATCCTCGGCCTTGTGTACGGCTACATCCCGTTCTTCATCCTGCCGCTGTTCGCGGCGCTCGATCGTATCGACGAGGCCGTCGTCGAGGCCTCGCGGGACCTCGGGGCCAGCCCCTTCTGGACCTTCCTCCGGGTGACGTTGCCGCTCTCCAAGCAGGGGATCCTTGCCGGCACCGTGATCATCATGCTGCCGATGTTCGGCGACTACTACACGCCCAACCTTCTCTCCGGCTCGCCCAAGACGAGGATGTTCGCCAACGAGATCGACCTGTTCGTGAACCAGACGACCTCGGGCGGCGGGCGGGGCGCAGCCCTGACGCTAATCCTGATGGGCTTCGTCGGGCTCCTGATGGTCTACTACCTCCTCAGCGTCGCGCGTGCGACCCGGGAGGCGCGGGCGTGA
- a CDS encoding amidohydrolase family protein, translating to MNHLDDTTGTIEVGKRADLVVLDHDPTDPDLAGPADARVDLTMIGGEVVYERGAYQ from the coding sequence GTGAACCACCTCGACGATACGACCGGCACGATCGAGGTCGGCAAGCGGGCTGACCTCGTCGTGCTCGACCACGATCCGACCGACCCCGACCTCGCCGGTCCCGCCGACGCCCGCGTCGACCTGACGATGATCGGCGGCGAGGTCGTCTACGAGCGAGGAGCCTACCAGTGA
- a CDS encoding MBL fold metallo-hydrolase, protein MKVRIHRGAHEIGGSCVEVESADGDRLVLDVGAPLVTVEGEEPTVPAVDGLIEEDPALKGVVITHAHQDHWGLVDKTLPSVPLYMGEATHRILKDAAFWVSGLTRTPAGSLSHREPFELGGFRITPFLNDHSAFDAYSLLVKADGRRLFYTGDIRGHGRKAGIFEQLLRKPPKDIDVLLTEGTNIRPADNGEATEPTSTETDVEHACVELFKDTPGMVLAMYSAQNIDRLVTLYRAAKHTGRTLVMTLYGASIAEATGNENIPKAGWEFVRVFVPGWQQAKVKEAGQFDRVDQIKSCRVFEEELAEDPSRWVVSFGMPMATRLDKVGCFTGAHLIWSMWPGYLKDDKQKPLLAFLEERGIPLTIEHTSGHASIHDLQRLAEALAPERVVPIHSFGADRFDDLFEHVEHHPDGEWWKV, encoded by the coding sequence ATGAAGGTCCGGATCCACCGCGGCGCGCACGAGATCGGGGGCAGCTGCGTCGAGGTGGAAAGTGCTGACGGTGACCGACTCGTGCTCGACGTTGGGGCGCCGCTCGTCACTGTCGAGGGTGAAGAGCCCACGGTGCCGGCGGTCGATGGTCTCATCGAGGAGGACCCGGCCCTCAAGGGTGTCGTGATCACCCACGCGCACCAGGACCACTGGGGGCTCGTGGACAAGACGCTTCCGAGCGTCCCGCTGTACATGGGCGAGGCGACACACCGGATCTTGAAGGATGCCGCGTTCTGGGTCAGTGGCCTCACGCGCACCCCCGCAGGGTCCCTCTCCCATCGCGAGCCGTTCGAGCTCGGCGGCTTCCGCATCACGCCGTTCCTGAACGACCACAGCGCGTTCGACGCTTACTCGCTCCTCGTGAAGGCCGACGGACGACGGCTCTTCTACACCGGCGACATCCGCGGACACGGTCGAAAGGCGGGCATCTTCGAGCAGCTCCTGCGCAAACCGCCGAAGGATATCGACGTCTTGCTGACCGAGGGGACCAACATCCGCCCCGCAGACAATGGTGAGGCAACCGAGCCGACCTCGACCGAGACCGACGTCGAGCACGCGTGTGTCGAGCTGTTCAAGGACACGCCGGGCATGGTCCTCGCGATGTACTCGGCTCAGAACATCGACCGGCTCGTGACGCTGTACCGAGCCGCGAAGCACACCGGCCGGACCCTCGTCATGACCCTGTACGGCGCCTCGATCGCGGAGGCGACCGGGAACGAGAACATCCCGAAGGCGGGTTGGGAGTTCGTCCGCGTGTTCGTGCCGGGCTGGCAACAGGCGAAGGTCAAGGAGGCCGGCCAGTTCGACCGGGTGGACCAGATCAAGTCCTGTCGCGTGTTCGAGGAGGAGCTCGCAGAAGACCCGTCCCGCTGGGTGGTGTCGTTCGGTATGCCGATGGCCACGAGGCTCGACAAGGTCGGATGCTTCACCGGAGCACATCTCATCTGGTCGATGTGGCCCGGGTATCTGAAGGACGACAAGCAGAAGCCGCTGCTTGCCTTCCTCGAGGAGCGGGGGATCCCGCTGACGATCGAGCACACGTCGGGACACGCCTCGATCCATGACCTGCAGCGGCTCGCCGAGGCGCTGGCGCCGGAACGTGTCGTGCCGATCCACTCCTTCGGCGCCGACCGCTTCGACGATCTGTTCGAACACGTCGAGCATCACCCCGACGGTGAGTGGTGGAAGGTCTGA
- the rnc gene encoding ribonuclease III, protein MERAGLWYSELRNLALTHRSYAFEQGLDRVTGTNERLEFLGDAVLGVTVAQMSYAAYPDRPEGWLAKLRAAIVNESALADVARELGLGDEVKLGKGELASNGQDKDSILADTLEAVIGAMHLGLGPDAARAWVEELFRPRMEAWAGGEDPENRDYKTELQEIADMPPVYQYEESGPDHERQFTATVDIDGKSLGKGSGRSKKEAEQRAAREAISLLRAGSREG, encoded by the coding sequence ATGGAACGGGCTGGGCTGTGGTACAGCGAGCTGCGCAACCTTGCCCTCACCCACCGGTCCTACGCCTTCGAGCAGGGACTCGATCGCGTCACGGGCACGAACGAGCGCCTCGAGTTCCTCGGGGATGCCGTGCTCGGGGTCACGGTGGCACAGATGTCATACGCCGCCTACCCGGACAGGCCGGAGGGCTGGCTCGCGAAGCTTCGCGCGGCGATCGTGAACGAGTCGGCGCTCGCCGACGTCGCGCGGGAACTCGGTCTCGGGGACGAGGTCAAGCTCGGCAAGGGCGAATTGGCCTCGAATGGCCAGGACAAGGACAGCATCCTCGCTGACACGCTCGAAGCCGTCATCGGGGCGATGCACCTCGGCCTCGGACCCGACGCAGCTCGCGCCTGGGTCGAGGAGTTGTTCCGCCCCCGGATGGAAGCTTGGGCGGGGGGCGAGGACCCGGAGAACCGGGACTACAAGACGGAGCTCCAGGAGATCGCCGACATGCCGCCCGTGTACCAATACGAGGAGAGCGGACCCGACCACGAGAGACAGTTCACCGCCACCGTGGACATCGACGGCAAGTCACTCGGCAAGGGCTCCGGACGATCCAAGAAGGAGGCCGAGCAGCGCGCCGCGCGTGAGGCGATCTCACTGCTCCGCGCTGGGAGTCGCGAGGGCTGA